In the Oncorhynchus keta strain PuntledgeMale-10-30-2019 chromosome 14, Oket_V2, whole genome shotgun sequence genome, one interval contains:
- the LOC118393268 gene encoding phosphoinositide-3-kinase-interacting protein 1-like: protein MFFLLHFVLLSIALADRTPNAEDCIKSNGVEYRGEQQNSYTGLTCLNWANTTRDYDVMAYRDSQMGIGEHNYCRNPDSSEKPWCYVTGPDAEAQRQSCDIDTCKDEAPTEAEAGPFTTAQTEIFEPAKYGLAQGGGNAVQPVMGIIQRVRTGPKKKKDLGTLGYVVGILMMSIIILLGVGITFGYFYKRGRDLKQQHDQRVYEREMQRITLPLSAFSNPTCELLDENTIVITAEKQTPTQDGMVGEGGDPLMGHQAGTPGA, encoded by the exons ATGTTTTTCTTGCTGCACTTTGTTTTGCTAAGCATTGCTTTAGCGGACAGAACACCCAATGCTGAAG ACTGCATCAAATCCAACGGCGTAGAGTACAGAGGGGAGCAACAGAACTCCTACACAGGACTAACCTGTCTGAACTGGGCCAACACAACCCGGGACTATGATGTTATGGCGTATAGAGATTCACAAATGG GTATTGGGGAACATAACTACTGCCGTAACCCAGACTCATCTGAGAAGCCCTGGTGCTACGTGACTGGCCCAGATGCTGAGGCACAGAGACAGTCATGTGACATTGACACCTGCAAAG ACGAAGCCCCTACAGAGGCAGAAGCAGGCCCCTTCACCACAGCACAGACAGAGATCTTTGAGCCGGCCAAGTATGGGCTTGCCCAGGGAGGGGGTAATGCGGTCCAGCCAGTCATGGGCATCATCCAGAGGGTACGCACAGGACCCAAGAAGAAGAAGGACCTGGGCACTCTTG GCTATGTGGTTGGCATCCTCATGATGTCCATTATCATCCTCCTCGGGGTGGGCATCACCTTCGGATACTTCTACAAGAG AGGTCGGGACCTgaagcagcagcatgaccagcgTGTGTATGAGCGGGAGATGCAGAGGATCACCCTGCCCCTGTCGGCCTTCTCCAACCCAACCTGTGAGTTGCTGGATGAAAACACCATCGTCATCACGGCCGAGAAGCAGACCCCCACCCAGGATGGTATGGTAGGGGAGGGGGGAGACCCCCTGATGGGCCATCAGGCTGGTACACCAGGAGCCTGA